A stretch of the Polyangiaceae bacterium genome encodes the following:
- a CDS encoding GNAT family N-acetyltransferase gives MADRIPSLATRLVGERIVLRPPKENDAVRLSRVLEQNASHLRPWSPAPPRGTNPAAPVELTRSIANQRKQWRQGRGFTFLITGREQTAPILGRIALSEIVRGVFQNAYVGYWTVRERGGQGLASEALELLIRFAFQDAELHRLQAAVMSSNRPSRRVLDKARFRLEGTSERYLQINGRWEDHLIYALTSEERPRL, from the coding sequence ATGGCGGATAGGATCCCCAGCCTCGCTACACGGCTCGTGGGAGAACGCATCGTGCTCCGACCCCCGAAGGAGAACGACGCTGTGCGCCTGTCTCGGGTGCTCGAGCAGAACGCCTCCCACCTGCGTCCCTGGAGCCCGGCTCCTCCGCGCGGAACCAATCCGGCAGCACCGGTTGAACTCACGCGCAGCATCGCGAATCAGCGCAAGCAGTGGCGTCAGGGGCGCGGTTTTACCTTCTTGATCACGGGTCGCGAGCAAACAGCGCCGATCCTGGGGCGCATCGCGCTGAGTGAGATCGTGAGGGGTGTGTTTCAGAACGCCTACGTTGGTTACTGGACGGTGCGCGAGCGGGGCGGTCAGGGTCTAGCTAGCGAAGCGCTGGAGCTCCTCATCCGCTTCGCGTTTCAGGACGCCGAGCTTCACCGCTTGCAGGCTGCCGTGATGTCATCGAATCGCCCAAGCCGGCGTGTGTTGGACAAGGCGCGTTTCCGCTTGGAAGGGACGTCTGAGCGGTACCTGCAGATCAACGGGCGCTGGGAAGATCACCTGATCTACGCGCTCACCAGCGAAGAGCGCCCGCGACTCTGA